A stretch of the Gammaproteobacteria bacterium genome encodes the following:
- a CDS encoding RidA family protein — translation MRVDAGAEVAGVVSAVRTRRSWRGATCMLGALAVGCGPAGSPDAEGGQAAAEPAPRKEIIQPEGVARLPVFSSAVRSGDLIFLSGAIGALPGVSPPTLAEGGIIPETRQTMENLAAVLEAAGAGWEDVVKCTVFLADMADYATFNEVYLEYFPENPPARSALAAAGLAFDARVEVECIAAAPEGSR, via the coding sequence ATGCGAGTGGACGCTGGGGCCGAGGTCGCGGGCGTGGTAAGCGCGGTCCGAACGCGGCGGTCGTGGCGGGGCGCCACATGCATGCTGGGCGCGCTTGCGGTCGGATGCGGGCCGGCCGGGTCGCCGGACGCTGAGGGCGGCCAGGCCGCGGCGGAACCCGCGCCCCGCAAGGAGATCATCCAGCCCGAGGGGGTGGCCCGGCTGCCGGTCTTCTCGTCCGCGGTGCGGAGCGGCGACCTGATCTTCCTGTCGGGCGCGATCGGGGCGCTCCCGGGCGTGTCGCCGCCCACCCTGGCCGAGGGGGGGATCATCCCCGAAACCCGTCAGACCATGGAGAACCTCGCGGCCGTGCTGGAGGCCGCCGGGGCGGGGTGGGAGGACGTGGTCAAGTGCACCGTGTTCCTCGCCGACATGGCCGACTACGCCACCTTCAACGAGGTCTACCTGGAGTACTTCCCGGAAAACCCGCCGGCCCGCTCCGCCCTGGCCGCGGCCGGGCTGGCGTTCGACGCGCGCGTCGAGGTGGAATGCATCGCGGCCGCCCCGGAGGGCAGCCGGTAG